The Sulfurimonas aquatica genomic sequence CTCAAAACCTTGCGCAAGAAGCGATGCAATTAATCCACTTAAAACATCACCACTTCCAGCTTTTGCTAATGCTGATGTTCCGTGGGGATTTATAAAAAAGCTATCTTTATGCCCTATAATGACATTCACACCTTTTAAGAGAAGTATAACATGAGGATATAGCAGACAAAACTCTTCGCAATATTTAAAACGATTTTTTTGTAATTCAGTTATACTTATATTAGCTATATTTAGAGCTTTTAATAGTGAGATAAACTCTTTTGGATGAGGCGTAATGACAAGCTTTTCTCTTTTTAAAATATCTGAAATAATTGGCATATGAAAAATATCTGCATCAACTACCGTAGGTAAATCATTATCTAAAAAGTTTTGAAGTTCTAAGTCGCTAAACGCATCTCCTAAACCCATGCCACATGCTAACGCAGTAATATTTTTTGGAACTCCATGCGAGTACATTAGAGAGTGAGGAATATTTAGACTTTTCTCATCTTCATAACCAACTAGCGTTACAAGCCCAGCTCCAAATCTTAACGCAGCCAGTGCACTAATGACACTCGCACCACTCTTTTGACCGCTTGCTACGGCGAGATGGCCATAGCTGCCTTTATGAGAATTTTTTTTATCTCGAAAAGGAAGTTGTAAATCGTCTAAATCTAAAAGATGCCAGTTTGAACTTGTTTCATACAGATCTCTTGAAATGCCAAGGTTCAAAACTTCTATCTTTCCTATAAACTCTTTGGCCTCATCAAGAAACATAGACTTTTTCAATGCACCCATTGTGAGAGAGACATCCGCTTGAAAGGTCTCTTTGGCACAAACACCATGAGGGTTGATACCAGATGGAATATCACAAGCAATTTTAAATGCATTAAGAGAATTTATTTGTTTCATCAGTTTTTCTAACTCATCACTAAATTCACCACTGAAACCTGTCCCAACAAGAGCATCTACGACAATGTCACACTCAAAGAGTTCACTGCACTCTTTGACACCAACACTTTTAGTGCGTTTATTCTGAAGTATTGCCATTTTTGATTTGGGTGCTTTCGCATAGTAAATTCTCACATTGAAATCAGGGTGAAGTAAACGCGAGAGTGCTAAACCATCTGCCCCATTGTTACCGCTCCCACAGACAATGATAATGGTGGATTTTTTATTAAAATTTTTTTGAATATGTTGAGCCATGCCATTGGCAGCATGCTCCATTAATATATCTTCACTCAAATAAAAATCACTATAACAGCGTTTATCTAGCGAGTTTACTTCATCAAAGAGTTTTTGCATCTACTCGTCCGGAATATACTCATCAACTGTCACAAGGTTACTCTCTATTTTATTAAACAAAAGAGTAGGACTATCAGTTCTTGCTTGATAGTAAAATCTATTTTTATCTAAAGTTTTTAAAATAGAAGTGTTAAAGTAATTAAGGTTTGAACATCTACCAAGATAAAGAAAAGAAAACAGTAGTTTTATATTTTGATTTTCAAAGATTGAATGAGGCTGTGCTAAAAATGTAAAGCCATATTTTTGCATATTCATAAGTCCAAGCATGTAGAGTAGAAAATCTTCAAATTTTGTATAAAAGCCATTTAGGTTCTCTATGTCATGAAAAAAGTAGTAGTAGTTTTGAAGTAGATCTGTATTTGCTATTGTTTTTGATAGCTTACTTCTTTCATCTTTTTTATTAGAAAAGTATTCTGGACTCACAGCCATATAAATATGTTTTTTTTCTTTTATAAGCTCTGCAAGTTGTTTATCAAACTCTTCAGATTCACTAAATTGTATATAATTAAAATAACTATCTTTGTAACGTAGTTCTATATTTTCTTCAAATGAATTTGAAAAGTCCATATAAAAAGTTGGCACATTACTATCTATCGCAAAGTTACGAATTTTACAAGCAAGATTAGTCTTTCCAGATCCCTGTTCTGCTAAGATTAAGGTGTTTAAGCACAGCATTCTATCTTTTAGCTCAAGAGCATTTATTTTGTTGTCATATTTACCAATTTTGTTTCGCATTAATTTCTCCATATAGTCTCTATAGTAAGGCATTATATCTTATCAAGTTAAAAAAGCTATAATAGCAGTATGAATTACAAAACAATTGCCCAAGATACTCTCAATATTGAAGCTCAAACTCTTTTAAATGCCGCAACCTTAATTGATGATGTATTTGATAAGTGTGTAGAGCTTATTTTAGAGTGTAAGGGAAAGCTGATTGTGACT encodes the following:
- a CDS encoding NAD(P)H-hydrate dehydratase, which translates into the protein MQKLFDEVNSLDKRCYSDFYLSEDILMEHAANGMAQHIQKNFNKKSTIIIVCGSGNNGADGLALSRLLHPDFNVRIYYAKAPKSKMAILQNKRTKSVGVKECSELFECDIVVDALVGTGFSGEFSDELEKLMKQINSLNAFKIACDIPSGINPHGVCAKETFQADVSLTMGALKKSMFLDEAKEFIGKIEVLNLGISRDLYETSSNWHLLDLDDLQLPFRDKKNSHKGSYGHLAVASGQKSGASVISALAALRFGAGLVTLVGYEDEKSLNIPHSLMYSHGVPKNITALACGMGLGDAFSDLELQNFLDNDLPTVVDADIFHMPIISDILKREKLVITPHPKEFISLLKALNIANISITELQKNRFKYCEEFCLLYPHVILLLKGVNVIIGHKDSFFINPHGTSALAKAGSGDVLSGLIASLLAQGFEPIDATINASLAHTTLSCKHLGADFTLTPDDLIDNIKML
- a CDS encoding ATP-binding protein, producing the protein MRNKIGKYDNKINALELKDRMLCLNTLILAEQGSGKTNLACKIRNFAIDSNVPTFYMDFSNSFEENIELRYKDSYFNYIQFSESEEFDKQLAELIKEKKHIYMAVSPEYFSNKKDERSKLSKTIANTDLLQNYYYFFHDIENLNGFYTKFEDFLLYMLGLMNMQKYGFTFLAQPHSIFENQNIKLLFSFLYLGRCSNLNYFNTSILKTLDKNRFYYQARTDSPTLLFNKIESNLVTVDEYIPDE